The proteins below are encoded in one region of Triticum aestivum cultivar Chinese Spring chromosome 1B, IWGSC CS RefSeq v2.1, whole genome shotgun sequence:
- the LOC123122480 gene encoding uncharacterized protein has product MKLQVATVASFLLVALAATAQAVTFDASNKASGTSGGRRFEQAVGLPYSKKVLSDASAFIWKTFNQRGVGDRKPVDAVTLVVEDISGVAFTSANGIHLSAQYVGGISGDVKKEVTGVLYHEATHVWQWNGQGRANGGLIEGIADYVRLKAGFAPGHWVKPGQGDRWDQGYDVTARFLDYCDSLKPGFVAQLNAKMKSGYTDDFFAQILGKNVQQLWKDYKAKFRG; this is encoded by the coding sequence ATGAAGCTTCAGGTAGCCACAGTCGCCTCCTTCCTCCTGGTGGCCTTGGCCGCGACGGCCCAGGCCGTGACGTTCGACGCGTCGAACAAGGCGTCGGGCACCTCCGGCGGCCGGCGGTTTGAGCAGGCCGTCGGCCTCCCATACTCCAAGAAGGTCCTCTCCGACGCCTCCGCCTTCATCTGGAAAACCTTCAACCAGCGCGGCGTCGGCGACCGCAAGCCTGTGGATGCCGTCACCCTCGTCGTCGAGGACATCAGCGGCGTCGCCTTCACCAGCGCCAACGGCATCCACCTCAGCGCCCAGTACGTCGGCGGCATCTCCGGCGACGTCAAGAAGGAGGTGACCGGCGTGCTGTACCACGAGGCGACGCACGTGTGGCAGTGGAACGGGCAGGGCAGGGCGAACGGCGGGCTCATCGAGGGCATCGCCGACTACGTGCGGCTCAAGGCCGGGTTCGCGCCGGGGCACTGGGTGAAGCCGGGGCAGGGCGACCGGTGGGATCAGGGGTACGACGTCACGGCGAGGTTCCTCGACTACTGCGACTCGCTCAAGCCCGGGTTCGTCGCGCAGCTCAACGCCAAGATGAAGAGTGGGTACACCGACGACTTCTTCGCGCAGATT